Proteins encoded by one window of Kribbella italica:
- a CDS encoding substrate-binding domain-containing protein has translation MPNRPGRPPRVTISDVSTAAGVSAATVSRVLNGTARVDASLVDRVQEAVASLGYRPNAAAQGLARGEWGTIGVLVPDLANPYFPDVLKAVSAVARSHGRRMMVMESDEDPAAEHDLVEDLMRCCDGVLLCSPRMSRAELAELAGRKHPMVLFNRIVPGLAVPSISVDFHGGMTAVCGHLAQLGHRRAAYLSGPSASWANAERLRAFESARAFGVEVEVVECGATSEAGYDAVAGVLAGDVTAILGYNDLVALGALARMRELGIAVPAAYSVVGFDDISLERVAHSNLTTVSVPRDELGRRAGELLEQLLVNGDDAEPTYLPMRLQVRDTSGPPPR, from the coding sequence GTGCCGAACCGTCCGGGCCGGCCACCGCGCGTCACGATCAGCGACGTGAGCACGGCGGCGGGCGTCTCCGCCGCGACCGTGTCCCGGGTGTTGAACGGGACCGCGCGCGTGGACGCGTCACTGGTCGACCGGGTGCAGGAAGCGGTCGCGTCGCTCGGCTACCGGCCGAACGCGGCCGCGCAGGGACTGGCCCGCGGCGAGTGGGGGACCATCGGTGTCCTGGTCCCGGATCTGGCGAACCCTTATTTTCCGGACGTCCTGAAGGCGGTCTCCGCGGTGGCGCGGTCGCACGGGCGCCGGATGATGGTGATGGAGTCCGACGAGGATCCCGCGGCCGAGCACGACCTGGTCGAGGACCTGATGCGGTGCTGCGACGGCGTCCTGCTGTGCTCGCCGCGGATGTCGCGCGCTGAGCTGGCGGAGCTAGCCGGGCGGAAGCATCCGATGGTGCTGTTCAACCGGATCGTGCCGGGGCTCGCGGTCCCGTCGATCTCGGTCGACTTCCACGGCGGGATGACTGCTGTGTGCGGGCATCTCGCGCAGCTCGGGCATCGGCGGGCGGCGTACCTGAGTGGGCCGTCGGCGTCGTGGGCCAACGCGGAACGGCTGCGGGCGTTCGAGTCGGCGCGGGCGTTCGGGGTGGAGGTCGAGGTGGTCGAGTGCGGGGCGACGAGCGAGGCCGGGTACGACGCGGTGGCTGGTGTGCTTGCTGGGGACGTGACGGCGATCCTGGGCTACAACGACCTGGTCGCGTTGGGCGCGCTGGCGCGGATGCGGGAGCTGGGGATCGCGGTGCCGGCGGCGTACTCGGTGGTGGGGTTCGACGACATCTCGCTGGAGCGGGTCGCGCACTCCAACCTGACCACGGTGTCCGTGCCGCGGGACGAGCTCGGTCGACGGGCCGGTGAGTTGCTGGAACAGCTGCTGGTGAACGGCGACGACGCCGAGCCGACGTACCTGCCGATGAGGCTTCAGGTGCGCGACACCAGCGGGCCACCGCCGCGATGA
- a CDS encoding dihydrofolate reductase family protein — protein sequence MRELVVDMFSTLDGFGDGGPQSAAYWGYDGPGLSAWVERKLAEDHVIVMGATSYRMMAEIVQEGDDPSFVRMAELPKLVFSTTLTQPLSWANTTLVDEPLETAVPALKQLDDRPMITLGSPSLVRSLFDAGLVDRLRVMVFPTMHGREGEGPLFTKLPYKQLTLLSNEVIDDRLISLEYKVN from the coding sequence GTGCGTGAGTTGGTCGTGGACATGTTCAGCACGTTGGACGGGTTCGGGGACGGCGGGCCGCAGTCGGCGGCGTACTGGGGGTACGACGGGCCGGGTCTGTCGGCGTGGGTGGAGCGGAAGCTCGCCGAGGATCACGTCATCGTCATGGGCGCCACGTCGTACCGGATGATGGCCGAGATCGTGCAGGAGGGCGACGACCCGTCGTTCGTGCGGATGGCCGAGTTGCCGAAGCTGGTGTTCTCGACGACGCTGACGCAGCCGTTGAGCTGGGCGAACACGACGCTCGTCGACGAGCCGCTGGAGACCGCGGTGCCGGCGTTGAAGCAGCTCGACGACCGGCCGATGATCACGCTCGGCAGCCCGTCGCTGGTGCGGAGCCTGTTCGACGCGGGGCTGGTGGACCGGCTGCGGGTGATGGTGTTCCCGACCATGCACGGGCGCGAAGGCGAAGGTCCGCTGTTCACCAAACTGCCGTACAAACAGTTGACCTTGCTCAGCAACGAGGTGATCGACGACCGTCTGATCTCGCTGGAGTACAAGGTCAACTGA
- a CDS encoding D-2-hydroxyacid dehydrogenase, whose translation MKLVLLPGTADWADRLMADVPGLTVLTPTPEALRTADAAYGVLPAELLAATTRLRWLQAQQAGPPPGFYYPELVAHPLIVTNMRATYTDHVAEHTLALILSLTRGLPRYLQDQARAEWNPDWDPASVVPLSEATALVIGVGAVGAEIGRLLSAFGTTVIGVDARRAEAPGFSAVHPAETLNTQLAAADLVILTVPHTPDTEGMVDARFLKQCRRSAFFVNVGRGPTVRLDDLDAALAAGELRGAALDVYEIEPLPADHPLWHRPNVVLTPHVAGAGPHADERRYAVLVENCRRFVAGQDLINVVDKTQWF comes from the coding sequence ATGAAGCTGGTCCTGCTCCCCGGCACTGCCGACTGGGCCGATCGTCTGATGGCGGACGTCCCCGGACTTACCGTCCTCACACCAACCCCTGAGGCTCTCCGCACCGCCGATGCCGCCTACGGTGTCCTCCCGGCCGAGCTTCTCGCCGCGACCACCCGACTCCGATGGCTCCAAGCGCAGCAAGCCGGTCCGCCACCCGGTTTCTACTACCCCGAGCTCGTCGCCCACCCGCTGATCGTCACCAACATGCGCGCGACGTACACCGATCATGTCGCCGAACACACCCTCGCGCTCATCCTGTCGCTGACCCGCGGCCTCCCGCGCTACCTCCAGGACCAGGCCCGCGCGGAGTGGAACCCCGACTGGGACCCGGCCTCGGTCGTCCCGTTGTCCGAGGCAACCGCTCTGGTGATCGGCGTCGGCGCGGTCGGTGCGGAGATCGGTCGGTTGCTGTCAGCCTTCGGTACGACGGTGATCGGCGTCGACGCCCGTCGGGCAGAGGCCCCTGGTTTCAGCGCTGTGCACCCGGCCGAGACCCTGAACACGCAGCTGGCCGCAGCCGACCTGGTGATCCTGACGGTGCCGCACACCCCCGACACCGAAGGCATGGTCGATGCTCGATTCCTGAAGCAGTGCAGGCGATCCGCGTTCTTCGTCAACGTCGGTCGCGGCCCGACCGTCCGGCTCGACGACCTCGACGCCGCACTGGCGGCCGGAGAGCTTCGCGGCGCCGCGCTCGACGTCTACGAGATCGAGCCACTGCCCGCCGACCACCCGCTGTGGCACCGGCCGAACGTCGTCCTCACCCCGCACGTCGCAGGCGCCGGGCCGCACGCCGACGAGCGCCGGTACGCCGTACTGGTGGAGAACTGCCGGCGGTTCGTCGCCGGCCAAGACCTGATCAACGTCGTGGACAAGACCCAGTGGTTCTGA
- a CDS encoding aromatic amino acid lyase, whose translation MLIERPEDLTLTSPGPLELSPALLASLRTNRDRLLSALSSGAPVYGVNTGMGAMSKRRLDEPEQRVHQRNLLLGRAVGGAPWLPYAEARAVVLARLRTFLTGDAGVSAELCQQLVALLNSGYVPAIPLEGAGSAGEIIPLAHAAGPLVGIGTVVDAEGNCYPADHLLRAAGGGSGSGDAGSLLSSSFELGPKEGIALLAGVPGATGRVWLQGEPLARLVGRMGEVAAGGLAVVGASRDPYEARVGRGDELLAGEQARILQLAGSENSPGALQAPVSFRVAGQVVSHVRRTVVRLTEAVDRGLDGVTDSPAFLDGEFLGTAGFHGIDLAAHCDHVVAALTHAAEVSTARIHRLLDPAVTGLPAQLARVPGPQAGLVSVHKRAVATTHALRRLSLPAAIGAMETSNGQEDVQAFTWEAAGNLTTAVRLAREVVAAELLVVHQAFALSGREVPAGLRELHAAVQAVVPPIDADRPFGLDLQAILDHVM comes from the coding sequence ATGCTGATCGAACGCCCGGAGGACCTGACACTGACGTCGCCAGGCCCGCTGGAACTTTCCCCTGCCCTGCTGGCCTCCCTCCGCACCAACCGCGACCGCCTGCTGTCGGCGTTGTCCTCCGGGGCTCCCGTCTACGGGGTGAACACCGGCATGGGCGCCATGAGCAAACGCCGGCTGGACGAACCCGAACAACGGGTTCACCAGCGCAACCTGCTGCTCGGCCGTGCGGTTGGTGGTGCCCCGTGGCTCCCGTACGCCGAGGCTCGCGCGGTGGTCCTCGCCCGGCTCCGCACTTTCCTCACGGGCGACGCGGGAGTCTCGGCCGAGCTGTGCCAACAACTAGTTGCTCTCCTCAACAGCGGTTACGTGCCGGCGATCCCGCTGGAGGGAGCAGGCTCGGCGGGGGAGATCATTCCGCTGGCCCACGCCGCAGGCCCGCTGGTAGGCATCGGCACCGTCGTGGACGCCGAGGGCAACTGCTACCCCGCGGACCACTTGCTCCGCGCCGCCGGAGGCGGCAGCGGTTCGGGGGATGCGGGCTCCCTCCTCTCCTCTTCTTTTGAGTTGGGGCCCAAGGAGGGGATTGCTTTGTTGGCTGGGGTTCCTGGGGCTACTGGGCGGGTTTGGTTGCAGGGTGAGCCCTTGGCTCGGTTGGTGGGGCGGATGGGGGAGGTGGCTGCGGGGGGCTTGGCTGTGGTGGGGGCCAGTCGGGATCCTTATGAGGCTCGGGTGGGGCGTGGTGACGAGTTGCTGGCTGGGGAGCAGGCGAGGATTCTTCAGCTTGCGGGAAGTGAAAACTCGCCGGGTGCGCTGCAGGCGCCGGTTTCGTTTCGGGTGGCGGGACAGGTGGTCTCGCATGTCAGGCGGACGGTTGTGCGGCTGACGGAAGCGGTTGACCGTGGACTGGACGGGGTGACTGATTCTCCGGCGTTTCTGGACGGCGAGTTCCTGGGGACGGCGGGGTTTCACGGGATCGACCTCGCGGCGCACTGCGATCACGTGGTGGCCGCGCTGACGCATGCGGCGGAGGTGTCGACGGCTCGGATTCATCGGCTGCTCGATCCTGCGGTGACAGGACTGCCCGCGCAACTGGCGCGAGTGCCCGGACCGCAGGCCGGTCTGGTGTCGGTGCACAAGCGCGCCGTCGCGACGACGCACGCGCTCCGTCGGCTCTCGTTGCCTGCGGCAATCGGTGCGATGGAGACGTCCAACGGGCAGGAAGATGTTCAGGCCTTCACCTGGGAAGCGGCCGGCAACCTCACAACGGCGGTTCGGTTGGCGCGCGAAGTCGTTGCGGCTGAGTTGCTGGTGGTGCATCAGGCGTTCGCGTTGTCCGGGCGTGAAGTGCCCGCGGGGCTGCGGGAGCTGCACGCCGCCGTACAGGCGGTGGTGCCGCCGATCGACGCGGACCGGCCGTTCGGTCTTGATCTGCAGGCGATTCTCGACCACGTGATGTGA
- a CDS encoding SRPBCC domain-containing protein: MEITADPGVPLVLITRRFDAPRALVFRAYTEPDLVARWLGPAGLTLTVNQLDPRHGGRWRWTHYDSDGKGFVFHGPYHGTPSPERIVQTYEFDLYPGVVYLNTITFDENDGVTTLRQSTVFPTVEDRDVYVEGGTETGTETGIRASMDQLDALVAQLVKE; the protein is encoded by the coding sequence ATGGAGATCACCGCCGACCCTGGTGTCCCGCTCGTGCTGATCACCCGGCGGTTCGACGCGCCACGCGCGCTGGTCTTCCGCGCGTACACCGAGCCCGACCTGGTGGCTCGCTGGCTCGGCCCGGCCGGCCTCACGCTGACCGTCAACCAGCTCGACCCGCGGCACGGCGGCCGCTGGCGCTGGACGCACTACGACAGCGACGGCAAGGGATTCGTCTTCCACGGGCCGTACCACGGGACGCCGAGTCCCGAGCGGATCGTGCAGACTTACGAGTTCGACCTGTACCCGGGGGTCGTGTACCTGAATACGATCACCTTCGACGAGAACGACGGTGTCACCACCCTGCGGCAGAGCACGGTGTTCCCGACCGTCGAGGACCGCGACGTGTACGTCGAGGGCGGCACGGAGACCGGCACGGAGACCGGCATTCGTGCCTCCATGGACCAGCTCGACGCCCTCGTTGCCCAACTGGTGAAGGAGTAG
- a CDS encoding hydroxyacid dehydrogenase, giving the protein MLNGLYVMDLARFPDVYGDDERAALEKHLRITAPPLAPADLTPDLLVDVDVLVTSWGGPQLTAELLASAPRLQLVLYGAGSVRSIVTPESWARGIRVTTANEVIAASVAEFTLAQVLYALKHGWRYVLGSRSLGESLPRATNELGANGSVVGLMSLGATGRATARLLGRHDLVLQTYDPYVDPAVAKSLGVRQVSLEELFATSDVVSLHAPVLPATRKVVGTDVLRSMKPDATLINTARGALIDEDALVAVLQERPDLFAVLDVTDPEPPLPGSPLFTLPNVVVTPHLAGTLNTERRRHGRLMAEELARYVAGEPLQHEVFEAAQGRSA; this is encoded by the coding sequence ATGCTCAACGGTCTCTACGTGATGGACCTGGCCCGCTTCCCCGACGTCTACGGCGACGACGAACGCGCCGCCCTCGAGAAGCACCTTCGCATCACGGCACCTCCCTTGGCGCCCGCCGACCTGACGCCCGACCTGCTGGTGGACGTCGACGTCCTCGTCACCTCCTGGGGCGGCCCACAGCTCACCGCCGAACTCCTGGCCTCGGCACCCCGGCTGCAGCTCGTCCTGTACGGCGCCGGCTCGGTCCGCTCGATCGTGACGCCCGAGTCGTGGGCTCGTGGCATCCGGGTCACGACGGCCAACGAGGTCATCGCGGCGTCGGTCGCCGAGTTCACGCTCGCGCAGGTCCTCTACGCACTGAAGCACGGCTGGCGCTACGTTCTCGGCAGCCGCTCCCTGGGCGAATCGTTGCCCCGAGCCACCAACGAACTCGGCGCGAACGGCTCGGTCGTCGGCCTGATGTCCCTCGGCGCCACCGGCCGCGCGACCGCCCGCTTGCTGGGCCGGCACGACCTGGTCCTCCAGACCTATGACCCGTACGTCGACCCGGCGGTCGCCAAGTCGCTGGGCGTTCGTCAGGTCTCCCTCGAAGAACTCTTCGCCACCTCGGACGTGGTGAGCCTCCACGCCCCCGTCCTGCCCGCGACCCGCAAGGTCGTCGGCACCGACGTCCTCCGCTCGATGAAGCCCGACGCGACCCTGATCAACACCGCCCGCGGGGCTCTGATCGACGAGGACGCGCTGGTCGCTGTGCTGCAGGAACGCCCGGACTTGTTCGCCGTACTGGATGTCACCGACCCTGAGCCGCCGCTCCCCGGCTCGCCGCTCTTCACGCTGCCCAACGTGGTGGTCACGCCGCACCTGGCCGGCACTTTGAACACCGAACGCCGCCGCCACGGGCGGTTGATGGCCGAAGAGCTGGCCCGGTACGTCGCGGGAGAACCCTTGCAGCACGAGGTCTTCGAGGCCGCCCAGGGGAGATCGGCATGA
- a CDS encoding DUF2382 domain-containing protein, protein MSQMSTAQELERTIGQDVYDVEGQKVGTAANLYASDQSGEPEWVTVKTGLFGSKESFVPLAGAHAEQDGLHVGQRKDLIKDAPRIDDQGHLSEAEASELYRHYSMQAGMTGGMMQPGQDMGTGKTKDMKGAGREEMIRSEERLRAGTETVETGKVRLHKRVVTEEQQVTIPVSHEEVHVVREPIEDGRTGGKIGEEDVEVTLHEERPVVAKETVAVERVGLDTETVREEQQVSEKVRKEQVEVVDDADPKHRKR, encoded by the coding sequence ATGAGCCAGATGAGCACCGCGCAGGAACTGGAACGCACCATCGGGCAGGACGTCTACGACGTGGAGGGCCAGAAGGTCGGCACCGCCGCGAACCTGTACGCCTCGGACCAGTCCGGTGAGCCGGAGTGGGTCACGGTGAAGACCGGCCTGTTCGGCAGCAAGGAGTCGTTCGTCCCGCTGGCCGGCGCCCACGCCGAGCAGGACGGGCTGCACGTCGGGCAGCGCAAGGACCTGATCAAGGACGCGCCGCGGATCGACGACCAGGGGCATCTGTCGGAGGCCGAGGCGAGTGAGCTGTACCGGCACTACAGCATGCAGGCCGGGATGACCGGCGGAATGATGCAGCCGGGGCAGGACATGGGGACCGGTAAGACCAAGGACATGAAGGGCGCCGGTCGTGAGGAGATGATCCGCTCCGAGGAGCGGTTGCGCGCCGGCACGGAGACGGTCGAGACCGGCAAGGTCCGGCTGCACAAGCGGGTGGTGACCGAGGAGCAGCAGGTCACGATCCCGGTCAGCCACGAAGAGGTGCACGTGGTCCGCGAACCGATCGAGGACGGCCGCACCGGTGGAAAGATCGGTGAGGAGGACGTCGAGGTGACGCTGCACGAGGAGCGCCCGGTCGTCGCCAAAGAGACCGTCGCGGTCGAGCGGGTCGGCTTGGACACGGAGACCGTGCGCGAGGAGCAGCAGGTCAGCGAGAAGGTCCGCAAGGAACAGGTCGAGGTAGTCGACGACGCGGACCCGAAACACCGGAAGCGCTGA
- a CDS encoding 5-dehydro-4-deoxyglucarate dehydratase: MQLDRLSSFPVTAFDAAGELALGPYREHLRHQIDAGPAAIFACCGTGEFFSLTLDEYAEAVRAAVAETAGALPVFAGTGYGTAMAKQYAAAARDAGADGLLVLPPYLIKPSQQGLLDHFRGLAASTDLPLIAYQRDNAVFTPDSVAELARIPSVQGFKDGIGDLDLLQRMMAVAPDLTYFNGLPTAEVTARSYAAVGVKAYSSAVHCFAPEIAHAYEAGLDELLTEFYLPLVKLRDKGAGYAVSLVKAAVRRRGVDVGPVRSPLTDPLPEHLEELDQILEQGLTVVRKGAA; this comes from the coding sequence ATGCAGCTGGACCGTCTCTCGTCCTTCCCGGTGACGGCGTTCGACGCCGCCGGCGAGCTGGCCCTCGGGCCGTACCGCGAGCACCTGCGGCACCAGATCGACGCCGGCCCGGCCGCGATCTTCGCCTGCTGCGGCACCGGCGAGTTCTTCTCGCTCACCCTCGACGAGTACGCCGAAGCGGTCCGCGCCGCGGTGGCCGAGACCGCCGGCGCGCTCCCGGTCTTCGCCGGCACCGGCTACGGCACCGCGATGGCCAAGCAGTACGCCGCCGCGGCGCGCGACGCCGGCGCCGACGGCCTGCTCGTCCTCCCGCCGTACCTGATCAAGCCCTCGCAGCAGGGCCTGCTCGACCACTTCCGCGGGCTCGCCGCGTCGACCGACCTGCCACTGATCGCCTACCAGCGCGACAACGCCGTCTTCACCCCGGACTCGGTCGCCGAGCTCGCGCGGATCCCCAGCGTCCAGGGCTTCAAGGACGGCATCGGCGATCTCGACCTGCTGCAGCGGATGATGGCCGTCGCGCCGGATCTGACCTACTTCAACGGGCTCCCGACCGCCGAGGTGACCGCCCGCTCGTACGCCGCGGTCGGCGTGAAGGCGTACTCCTCGGCCGTGCACTGCTTCGCTCCCGAGATCGCGCACGCCTACGAGGCCGGCCTCGACGAGCTGCTCACCGAGTTCTACCTCCCGCTGGTCAAGCTCCGCGACAAGGGCGCCGGGTACGCCGTCTCGCTGGTCAAGGCCGCCGTACGACGACGCGGCGTCGACGTCGGACCGGTCCGATCGCCGTTGACCGACCCGCTGCCCGAGCACCTGGAAGAGCTCGACCAGATCCTCGAGCAGGGACTGACCGTCGTCCGGAAGGGCGCCGCATGA
- a CDS encoding polysaccharide lyase family 7 protein produces MRGTRPLALLAALAAGAAVLTSAGTATAAPACTYPAEVLNLSRWKLQLPLDDPNQSGTQVLQITRPRLNTYVVNPWFKPNSSCSGVQFRNAVNGVTTPNTSYARSELREMESNGTTEIKWSSNSGTHTLVIDQSIDHLPNTKRQVVAGQIHDGNDRSTFRLDGSSLYVTRDNDTKYKLITSNYVLGTRFQAKFVVSNGSIKAYYNGTLQTTIPVSFTTGYFKAGVYTQANCTNSTPCDSSNYGQTTLYDVTATHS; encoded by the coding sequence ATGCGTGGTACCCGCCCCCTTGCCCTTCTGGCCGCCCTCGCCGCCGGCGCCGCCGTACTGACCAGTGCTGGTACGGCGACCGCCGCACCCGCCTGCACCTACCCGGCCGAGGTGCTCAACCTCAGCCGCTGGAAGCTGCAGCTCCCGCTCGACGACCCCAACCAGTCCGGCACCCAGGTCCTGCAGATCACCCGGCCGCGGCTGAACACGTACGTGGTCAACCCGTGGTTCAAACCGAACTCGTCCTGCAGCGGCGTCCAGTTCCGCAACGCCGTCAACGGCGTGACGACGCCGAACACCAGCTACGCCCGCTCCGAGCTGCGCGAGATGGAGAGCAACGGCACCACGGAGATCAAGTGGTCGTCGAACTCCGGCACCCACACGCTGGTGATCGACCAGTCGATCGACCACCTCCCGAACACCAAGCGCCAGGTCGTCGCCGGCCAGATCCACGACGGCAACGACCGCTCGACCTTCCGGCTCGACGGCTCGAGCCTGTACGTCACCCGCGACAACGACACGAAGTACAAACTGATCACCAGCAACTACGTCCTCGGCACCCGCTTCCAAGCCAAGTTCGTCGTCAGCAACGGCTCGATCAAGGCCTACTACAACGGCACCTTGCAGACCACGATCCCGGTCAGCTTCACCACCGGCTACTTCAAAGCCGGCGTCTACACCCAAGCCAACTGCACGAACTCAACCCCCTGCGACTCAAGCAACTACGGCCAAACCACCCTGTACGACGTAACAGCAACCCACAGCTGA
- a CDS encoding glucarate dehydratase family protein — MKITDVNLTPIAMKDPPLRNIHGVHQPYALRTVLQVHTDEGLTGLGETYGDLAILNALRKVAPRLTGLDVLDLNGLERIIRETLGASAGPATHGLVGEASDEKTISTVLSAFEIPCWDLQGKALGRPVVDLLGGKVRDAVPYSGYLFFKPAAHTPLPDYPTDAWGEAMDAEGIVAQARAMVDGWGFKSLKLKGGVLPPQDEADAILALRDEFPNHPLRLDPNAGWTVESSIAVGKKLDGVLEYLEDPTGGIDGMAAVARSVSMPLATNMCVTEFAHVKPAVLVDAVQVILSDHHFWGGLRRSRELAGICRTFGIGLSMHSNSHLGISLAAMTHLAGATPELTYDCDTHYPYLVEDVVQKGVLSFKDGAVKVPDGPGLGVELDLDALARLAEQYEKCGFDTRDDITPMRAVQPDWDPVIPRW; from the coding sequence ATGAAGATCACCGACGTCAACCTCACGCCGATCGCGATGAAGGACCCGCCGCTGCGCAACATCCACGGCGTGCACCAGCCCTACGCGCTGCGCACCGTCCTCCAGGTGCACACCGACGAGGGCCTGACCGGTCTCGGCGAGACGTACGGCGACCTGGCGATTCTCAATGCCCTCCGCAAGGTCGCCCCGCGGCTCACCGGCCTCGACGTCCTCGATCTCAACGGGCTGGAGCGGATCATCCGCGAGACGCTCGGTGCGAGCGCCGGACCGGCCACGCACGGGCTGGTCGGAGAGGCGAGCGACGAGAAGACCATCTCCACCGTGCTGTCGGCGTTCGAGATCCCGTGCTGGGACCTGCAGGGCAAGGCGCTCGGCCGGCCGGTCGTCGACCTGCTCGGCGGCAAGGTCCGCGACGCCGTACCGTACAGCGGCTACCTGTTCTTCAAGCCGGCCGCGCACACACCGTTGCCGGACTACCCGACCGATGCCTGGGGCGAGGCGATGGATGCCGAGGGCATCGTCGCGCAGGCCCGCGCGATGGTCGACGGCTGGGGATTCAAGTCGCTCAAGCTGAAGGGCGGCGTGCTGCCGCCGCAGGACGAGGCCGACGCGATCCTTGCCCTGCGCGACGAGTTCCCGAACCACCCGCTCCGGCTGGACCCGAACGCCGGCTGGACGGTCGAGAGCAGCATTGCCGTCGGCAAGAAGCTGGACGGTGTCCTGGAGTACCTCGAGGATCCGACCGGTGGGATCGACGGGATGGCCGCGGTCGCCCGCTCAGTTTCCATGCCCTTGGCAACCAACATGTGCGTGACGGAGTTCGCGCACGTGAAGCCCGCGGTGCTGGTCGACGCGGTCCAGGTGATCTTGTCCGACCACCACTTCTGGGGCGGGCTGCGGCGGTCCCGTGAGCTGGCGGGGATCTGCCGGACGTTCGGGATCGGCCTGTCGATGCACTCGAACTCGCACCTCGGGATCAGCCTGGCCGCGATGACCCACCTGGCCGGCGCGACGCCCGAACTGACCTACGACTGCGACACCCACTACCCGTACCTGGTCGAGGACGTCGTTCAGAAAGGCGTGCTCAGCTTCAAGGACGGCGCGGTCAAGGTGCCGGACGGCCCGGGTCTCGGTGTCGAGCTTGACCTGGACGCGCTCGCCCGGCTGGCCGAGCAGTACGAGAAGTGCGGGTTCGACACCCGCGACGACATCACGCCGATGCGCGCCGTCCAGCCGGACTGGGACCCGGTGATCCCGCGGTGGTGA
- a CDS encoding ornithine cyclodeaminase family protein, with protein MAEGIWLRFLSGPEIDALGLTRTEIVDAVEEAVRDHGEGQTAFEPRVHLVPDNGGIGHFNVLRGHLNRLGEHGVSGVKVVGDFVPNYQVGLPSELAVATLFDPTTGVPLAILDATMITAARTGAMTTVGARHLARRDSKILGHAGARGTAWWNVTMLDDLFDLDEIRVTSRRPESREKFAAELSAELSTPVRVVATAEEAFDGADVLVEATRLNEPEVLLRTAAVKPGAFVVPYGTVSAVELDLLDVIDKVVVDDWREAQSGRFGALRRHVDTGRLSPSTLHAELGQIVAGQKPGRESDAERTLLWHRGLSLLDVAIAHLILRRAEESEVGTMLRFH; from the coding sequence ATGGCTGAGGGAATCTGGTTGCGCTTCCTGTCCGGGCCCGAGATCGATGCGCTCGGTCTCACCCGGACGGAGATCGTGGACGCCGTCGAGGAGGCGGTCCGCGACCACGGCGAGGGGCAGACCGCCTTCGAGCCGCGGGTGCACCTGGTCCCCGACAACGGCGGGATCGGGCACTTCAACGTGCTCCGCGGGCATCTCAACCGGCTCGGCGAGCACGGCGTCAGCGGGGTCAAGGTGGTCGGCGACTTCGTCCCGAACTACCAGGTCGGACTGCCGAGCGAGCTGGCCGTGGCGACGCTGTTCGACCCGACGACAGGTGTTCCGCTGGCGATCCTGGACGCGACGATGATCACCGCGGCGCGGACCGGCGCGATGACGACGGTCGGGGCGCGGCACCTGGCGCGGCGGGACAGCAAGATCCTCGGGCACGCGGGAGCACGCGGTACGGCGTGGTGGAACGTGACGATGCTGGACGACCTGTTCGACCTGGACGAGATCCGGGTGACGTCGCGGCGGCCGGAGTCGCGGGAGAAGTTCGCCGCGGAACTGTCGGCGGAGCTGTCGACGCCGGTTCGGGTGGTGGCGACGGCTGAGGAGGCGTTCGACGGCGCGGATGTCCTGGTCGAGGCGACGCGGTTGAACGAGCCGGAGGTGTTGTTGCGGACGGCGGCGGTGAAGCCGGGGGCCTTTGTCGTGCCGTACGGGACGGTGAGTGCGGTCGAGCTGGATCTGCTGGACGTGATCGACAAGGTGGTGGTCGACGACTGGCGTGAGGCGCAGTCCGGGCGGTTCGGGGCGCTGCGTCGGCATGTCGACACGGGACGGTTGTCGCCGTCGACCTTGCACGCGGAGCTGGGCCAGATCGTCGCCGGTCAGAAGCCTGGTCGGGAATCGGACGCCGAGCGCACACTGCTCTGGCACCGGGGTCTCTCTCTGCTCGACGTCGCGATCGCCCACCTGATCCTGCGCCGGGCCGAGGAGTCCGAGGTCGGCACGATGCTCAGGTTCCACTGA